One window from the genome of Musa acuminata AAA Group cultivar baxijiao chromosome BXJ1-4, Cavendish_Baxijiao_AAA, whole genome shotgun sequence encodes:
- the LOC135672245 gene encoding probable transcription factor GLK2 produces the protein MGASVTSSATIATTATLPRGYSTVHAVPLSLSVLLALVDSKPVSSFSMQGNGKRVPHAMAKAAPCFPPPLLMPITILHRSLAEHSSSQLYIDAHPVCIPLQLTAIIAISRAKEWSSNHQSKESIDADIGDVLKKPLLSFPLGLKPPSMDSVLVELQK, from the exons ATGGGCGCCTCAGTCACCTCTTCCGCCACCATCGCCACCACCGCGACCCTACCAAGGGGGTACAGCACAGTGCACGCCGTCCCATTGTCTCTGTCTGTTCTCTTGGCCTTGGTTGACTCCAAACCTGTCTCCTCTTTCTCCATGCAGGGAAATGGAAAACGGGTTCCACACGCCATGGCCAAAGCAGCTCCTTGCTTCCCTCCGCCATTGCTGATGCCAATAACTATCCTGCACCGTTCCCTGGCCGAGCACTCGAGTTCGCAGCTTTACATTGATGCTCACCCTGTATGCATCCCCCTTCAACTGACTGCCATAATTGCTATCTCAAGAGCCAAAGAATGGTCATCTAATCATCAG TCAAAAGAAAGCATTGATGCAGATATTGGAGATGTTTTGAAGAAACCATTGTTGTCATTTCCTCTTGGATTGAAGCCCCCTTCAATGGATAGTGTGTTGGTGGAACTACAGAAGTAA